The following are from one region of the Malassezia vespertilionis chromosome 4, complete sequence genome:
- a CDS encoding uncharacterized protein (EggNog:ENOG503P5Y1; COG:S): MGAATSKPDTEKDGASVDKFAIAQTLSEKMKQVKPDTSAASPDVSRQGILDKSIQDKIHDELSKLRKQEQDMQKQIELALEKENIEKQGKPWFGKDKGQSSELLKKELDRVKAKIDKCATRDIDSFPSLKSARDDVVQCYTNKPARTLDCWKEIETFKQAMVNVQQDLMSAWN, translated from the exons ATGGGTGCAGCTACGTCGAAGCCCGACACTGAAAAAGACGGAGCATCCGTCGACAAGTTTGCG ATCGCGCAGACGCTGTCGGAAAAAATGAAGCAAGTCAAGCCGGATACGTCTGCGGCGAGCCCGGATGTGTCGCGCCAGGGTATCTTGGACAAATCGATTCAGGACAAGATCCACGATGAGCTGTCGAAGCTGCGCAAACAGGAGCAGGATATGCAGAAGCAGATCGAACTTGCCCTTGAAAAGGAGAACATTGAAAAGCAAGGCAAGCCCTGGTTCGGCAAGGACAAAGGCCAGAGCAGCGAACTGCTTAAGAAGGAGCTCGACCGCGTCAAGGCCAAGATTGACAAGTGCGCTACACGCGATATCGATAGCTTCCCTTCGCTGAAGTCAGCGAGGGATGATGTCGTGCAATGCTACac CAATAAACCGGCACGAACGCTGGACTGCTGGAAAGAGATCGAGACGTTCAAGCAGGCTATGGTGAATGTGCAGCAG GACTTAATGTCCGCTTGGAACTAA
- the JHD1 gene encoding [histone H3]-dimethyl-L-lysine(36) demethylase (EggNog:ENOG503NUDJ; COG:B), which produces MAMDYAAIEDGRSANPIARFMACMDRSAHLPSIARIVKPDTWTQAWMANEADALSTPTIVPAAKQGRDSIPGMRILARDTSIRKIAELVGPETNVEVIDVRTQMSSSAWTLDEWASYFETPPAHREKLLNVISLEVTGTPLGRMIEPPEMVRESDWIERDWPLDKRPACTDASKWPKVQRYVLMGVQGAFTDFHIDFAASYVYYHVVWGEKVFLFAPPTPANLKAYKAWTLSTRQEAEWLGDTLQQLSRVQIKTGETMLIPAGWIHAVYTPRDSLVIGGNFLADYHVAMHWRIEAMEIATRVPRKFRFPHLIRLACVFTTDP; this is translated from the exons ATGGCGATGGACTACGCGGCCATCGAGGATGGAAGATCTGCCAACCCAATTGCGCGCTTCATGGCCTGCATGGACCGCAGTGCTCACCTGCCCAGTATTGCACGGATCGTCAAGCCAGATACATGGACGCAAGCATGGATGGCCAACGAAGCAGACGCACTTTCTACCCCCACAATCGTACCTGCCGCAAAGCAAGGACGAGACTCGATTCCTGGCATGCGCATTCTTGCGCGTGACACTAGTATCCGAAAAATTGCCGAGCTTGTTGGCCCTGAAACAAACGTAGAAGTGATTGATGTACGCACACAGATGTCATCTTCTGCGTGGACACTAGACGAGTGGGCCTCGTATTTTGAGACGCCTCCTGCACATCGCGAGAAACTACTGAACGTGATCAGTTTGGAAGTCACAGGGACACCGCTTGGCCGCATGATTGAGCCGCCGGAGATGGTGCGCGAGAGCGACTGGATTGAGCGTGACTGGCCGCTCGATAAACGACCAGCATGTACGGATGCAAGCAAGTGGCCCAAAGTGCAGCGATATGTGCTGATGGGCGTCCAAGGCGCATTCACCGACTTCCACATTGATTTTGCTGCAAGTTACGTATACTACCACGTTGTATGGGGCGAAAAGGTTTTTTTGTTTGCACCTCCTACGCCAGCGAACCTGAAAGCGTACAAGGCATGGACATTGTCCACACGACAAGAAGCCGAATGGCTCGGCGATACACTCCAGCAGCTCAGTCGTGTGCAGATCAAGACAGGGGAGACTATGCTGATTCCAGCTGGCTGGATCCATGCCGTATACACGCCCCGCGATTCACTCGTCATTGGCGGAAATTTTTTAGCGGATTACCACGTTGCAATGCACTGGCGTATCGAGGCTATGGAGATTGCTACGCGTGTTCCCCGCAAGTTTCGTTTTCCCCACCTGATACGGCTTGCATG CGTATTCACCACGGATCCTTGA
- a CDS encoding uncharacterized protein (EggNog:ENOG503PKIW; COG:S) gives MQDLVGTSAEAKSLIERCVAVQFPQQKEGDSAQSLRRREGKPVRISPQNVGAALAACEEGQPRALVPTKEMRSLDTAFAMLSMEPDAPVAAIHAPKTKRVCLCEARVHKLAPFVPLCIACGMILCSQLAPPPVSPYSACPSCGESPIVPPKAKAQVLTEMIDLRDKLTMEQQQHEAIRRSKLMEFQDTDTASPFAFPTLADPAAMSSAPIQPRNRVLHLDMKTHKVTATSTKPVAKPRAVERGAERAEESALQTTADDGSALVHDPEDDGFRAHYLMNAPRPATYPAQNWGAVTAQPYDFIPEQARIPMLAPVTSETLSEIPDLQELMRRIPPGSTPDTQRRNRNAAIASGVAKSHGRKGKAPQTR, from the exons ATGCAG GACCTCGTCGGAACAAGTGCCGAGGCCAAGTCACTGATAGAGCGGTGTGTTGCTGTGCAATTTCCGCAACAGAAGGAGGGAGATTCTGCACAGTCTTTGCGCCGACGTGAGGGCAAACCTGTGCGCATCAGTCCGCAAAATGTaggtgcggcgctcgccgcgtgcgAAGAGGGACAACcacgcgcgcttgtgccgaCAAAAGAAATGCGGTCACTTGACACCGCATTTGCAATGCTTTCCATGGAGCCCGACGCACCTGTCGCTGCCATCCATGCGCCTAAAACAAAGCGTGTGTGTCTATGTGAAGCGCGCGTTCACAAACTTGCGCCGTTTGTGCCCCTATGTATTGCATGCGGCATGATTTTGTGCTCGCaacttgcgccgccgccagtATCACCGTATTCGGCATGCCCATCCTGCGGTGAAAGCCCAATTGTGCCGCCTAAAGCAAAGGCACAGGTGCTCACAGAAATGATCGACCTACGCGACAAGCTCACcatggagcagcagcagcacgaaGCAATACGACGCTCTAAATTAATGGAGTTTCAAGATACCGACACTGCGTCTCCATTTGCGTTCCCCACCCTGGCTGATCCCGCAGCAATGTCGTCCGCACCCATCCAGCCAAGAAACCGCGTGTTGCATCTCGATATGAAGACACACAAGGTTACTGCTACATCCACCAAGCCAGTCGCAAAGCCACGTGCTGTAGAGCGTGGTGCGGAGCGTGCGGAGGAATCCGCACTGCAAACCACGGCAGACGACGGGTCCGCTCTCGTACACGATCCCGAAGACGATGGATTCAGAGCGCATTACCTCATGAATGCACCAAGACCTGCTACATACCCCGCGCAAAACTGGGGCGCTGTGACCGCACAGCCATACGACTTTATCCCCGAACAAGCGCGTATACCGATGCTCGCACCGGTCACCTCTGAAACGTTGAGCGAAATCCCTGATTTACAAGAGCTTATGCGGCGCATACCGCCTGGGAGCACGCCTGACACTCAGCGGCGTAATAGGAATGCGGCGATTGCATCCGGCGTAGCGAAAAGCCACGGCAGGAAAGGCAAGGCGCCCCAGACACGGTAG
- a CDS encoding uncharacterized protein (COG:A; EggNog:ENOG503P45Z) has product MSAMERRDRDRDADMDIEDEMNVRRRGRGFGSSVSEDADRVKVGDFERLVPDAESGDVDEHAARCTYTTRLMIAVEGWVIIVTNIHEEAAEDDVMDVFLDFGKVKDLALNLDRRTGYVKGYALIQYEMQSEARDAIDACKQGLTLLEQGLNADFAFVQPPKRAPQEARRRARRERSRSPMRP; this is encoded by the exons ATGAGCGCGATGGAGCGACGTGATCGCGATCGCGATGCCGACATGGATATTGAGGATG AAATGAATGTGCGGCGTCGTGGTCGTGGATTTGGGTCGAGCGTGTCGGAAGATGCCGACAGGGTGAAGGTGGGCGATTTTGAGCGGCTTGTGCCGGACGCGGAATCTGGCGACGTGGACgagcatgcagcgcgatgTACGTATACAACAAGACTAATGATAGCTGTAGAGGGCTGGGTCATTATTGTGACAAATATTCACGAAGAGGCTGCCGAGGACGACGTGATGGATGTGTTCCTTGATTTTGGCAAGGTCAAGGATTTGGCGTTGAATTTAGACCGCCGGACGGGATATGTCAAG GGGTATGCTTTGATTCAATACGAAATGCAGtcggaagcgcgcgacgccatcgACGCTTGCAAGCAAGGGCTTAcactgctcgagcagggGCTCAATGCGGACTTTGCATTTGTGCAGCCACCAAAACGTGCGCCCCAAGAAGCACGACGTCGTGCTAGACGCGAGCGGAGCCGCAGCCCAATGCGCCCGTAA
- the LKH1 gene encoding dual-specificity kinase (EggNog:ENOG503NUFQ; COG:T), whose protein sequence is MMATVVPRLKKRRLSSGNPMCETQIPNDVLLSAQNAAAPAFASDVAAAQHAPAPARQPHFAFASDPQTVASVREMIDGEERDVYVISDDDDKPPASPLQRPATQLHPPSATCGKRKPHAAWDEADHGQDAKRRRHDPTSVALDQLAASLQMDNNCAGFGTDMYAQGVIQPVYPAGASTAYTDVFAPNPYNFVPAAPAFTPLAPPPSEKHTRHAPRAPNIYDARSDAWPTSSGTQPLDDKDGHFIVREGDTITSRYVIRGLLGQGTFGKVVNCYDRKLQRCVAIKVIRAVQKYRDASQIEIRVLRCLRDHDPSNRYQCVQLMETFDYRNHVCIVSELLDRSVFDFLKDNQFQPFLCRNIWHFAQQLLHSIAFLHKLSLIHTDLKPENVLLVDASFDMAPTSRRSNARKKRVLRNDDIRLIDFGSATFNDEYHSGVVSTRHYRAPEIILGMGWSFPCDAWSLGCILIEFYTGDALFQTHDNLEHLAMMEMVLGRLPDDYRRKAETYKPEYFRNGQLDYPKAETSKQSRRYVQNMKRLEDIVSGSSSYAKHNARFLSLLHRLLEFDPAKRITMEEALKHPYFDLRPNEIPQ, encoded by the coding sequence ATGATGGCCACAGTAGTGCCCCGCCTAAAGAAACGGCGTCTTTCCTCTGGAAATCCGATGTGTGAGACGCAAATACCGAACGATGTGCTTCTTAGCGCACAAAACGCGGCAGCACCCGCGTTCGCCAGCGacgtcgctgcagcgcagcatgcgcctgcgccggcCCGCCAACCCCACTTCGCATTTGCCTCCGACCCACAAACTGTagcaagcgtgcgcgagatgaTCGATGGAGAGGAACGCGATGTTTACGTGATCAGCGACGATGACGATAAGCCACCAGCCTCTCccctgcagcgcccagcgACACAGCTGCATCCCCCATCCGCCACTTgtggcaagcgcaagccaCACGCAGCGTGGGACGAGGCCGATCATGGCCAGGACGCGAAGCGGCGTCGCCACGATCCGACCTCGGTGGCGCTCGATCAGCTCGCAGCGTCCTTGCAGATGGATAACAATTGCGCAGGGTTCGGTACAGATATGTACGCCCAGGGTGTAATCCAGCCGGTATATCCCGCCGGTGCTTCGACAGCATATACGGACGTGTTTGCTCCGAATCCGTACAATTTCGTGCCTGCCGCGCCAGCTTTTACACCGCTTGCACCACCGCCCAGCGAGAAACATACAaggcatgcgccgcgcgcgcccaacATTTatgacgcgcgcagcgatgcatggCCGACGTCTTCTGGAACGCAGCCACTGGATGACAAGGACGGTCATTTCATCGTGCGCGAAGGCGATACCATCACGTCCCGCTACGTGATCCGAGGCCTGCTTGGTCAAGGTACGTTTGGGAAGGTAGTCAACTGCTACGACCGAAAATTGCAGCGGTGTGTTGCCATCAAGGTAATCCGTGCGGTGCAAAAGTACCGCGACGCGAGCCAAATTGAGATCCGCGTGCTCCGCTGTTTGCGGGATCATGATCCGTCGAACCGGTACCAATGTGTGCAGCTGATGGAGACCTTTGACTACCGCAACCACGTATGCATTGTGTCGGAGCTGCTGGACCGCAGCGTGTTTGATTTTCTCAAGGATAACCAGTTCCAACCATTCTTGTGCCGTAATATATGGCACTTTGCACAACAgctcttgcacagcatTGCCTTTCTGCACAAGCTTTCGCTGATTCATACAGATTTGAAACCAGAGAATGTGCTGCTTGTCGATGCTTCCTTCGATATGGCTCCGACTTCGCGCCGAAGCAATgcgcggaaaaagcgcgTGCTCCGCAACGACGATATTCGGCTGATTGACTTTGGCAGCGCAACGTTTAACGACGAGTACCATTCAGGGGTTGTGTCTACAAGGCACTATCGTGCGCCGGAAATCATTCTCGGAATGGGCTGGTCGTTCCCTTGCGATGCCTGGTCGCTGGGCTGCATTCTCATCGAGTTTTACACTGGCGACGCCCTCTTCCAGACACACGACAACTTGGAGCATCTGGCGATGATGGAAATGGTGCTTGGCCGCTTGCCAGACGACTATCGACGCAAAGCGGAGACATACAAACCCGAATATTTCCGCAACGGCCAGCTCGATTATCCCAAGGCGGAGACGAGCAAGCAAAGTCGCCGCTATGTACAAAATATGAAGCGGCTGGAGGATATCGTGTCGGGCTCATCGTCGTATGCAAAGCAcaacgcgcgctttttgtCGCTACTGCACAGGCTGCTCGAATTCGACCCTGCGAAACGGATCACGATGGAGGAGGCGCTCAAGCATCCCTACTTTGATCTGAGGCCGAACGAGATTCCACAATGA
- a CDS encoding uncharacterized protein (EggNog:ENOG503NZEE; COG:Y): MVGARSETIAQFSDLVDAHLPAIYVMYKETMSAQGEAPLSSSLALLDKETAPLVQAFEALPRAESSSSVWDEVAQTLVYAKVHEFVQQGNIENSADMFVRLDIALAMQRSGLAEATLPLTVLEDTLSEAPIATSIDLFSYAESRVAQLTENIMPSSGKGLVLLRMCNELLRRLSKQYKPHAAFSGRIRTLLSNTFPINERSGVNLKGDFDIDNVTVWDEEEEKDVAMEEETQEDTHKEDSNEKEQRLKQTHNDAQSPEALLASPHFYRLFWSLQYYFSHPSLLFSEEQDTTLCHSAACVMHLLPASDSTTPMQTFQASAQAVLSVLGMHSRNELKSTRASKRTHSAAQEISDAFYPKLLTGRPLLTYELNDGTFRRHILVQFMILFQFLLGFTEACRERNEEFTNKLFKFPFVLRGDDEHWVRTVWRQVQTQLRDSGRDGKRFLETILGMLRREGAWIQWKGAGAPPLEKEPFSVETLDAWAQAAGNSINVAQYPYLLGTPALGLLWSEGFQAKQPSEVQVTTEEGETQTRALDGLEALEFPAQGPSIISLHRAMLIEEQKAKQAHAALDGEAQADALVKSDAKKQRLAWRALRTATPRKLPLFASMHGIDNIGGLLDAMQCEERGQVYKAQVLEEPDEATERAARDQLAREEEEKEEMAAKARAEERAAKEHAEQETNPIEKSKGKDQKANDADENADGDDAAEAEEAGEEDGKANADADIEANAEVSAADIISTQADAASDSSPSEDTVQPHQESNAAHASELMVVESFQDTSTVYSSESSSPRVDPDATFMTAHDADATEANSS; encoded by the coding sequence ATGgtcggtgcgcgcagcgagacAATCGCACAGTTCTCCGACTTGGTCGATGCGCATTTGCCAGCTATTTATGTCATGTATAAAGAAACAATGAGCGCGCAAGGCGAGGCTCCATTGTCCTCTTCGCTAGCGCTGCTTGATAAAGaaacagcgccgctggtgcAGGCGTTTGaagcgctgccgcgcgcagaatCCTCCTCGTCTGTGTGGGATGAGGTGGCACAGACGCTTGTATACGCCAAAGTGCACGAGTTTGTGCAACAAGGGAATATAGAGAACAGCGCCGATATGTTTGTGCGCTTGGACATTGCACTTGCGATGCAGCGATCTGGTTTGGCCGAGGCAACACTGCCGCTTACAGTGTTGGAAGATACCCTAAGTGAAGCACCGATCGCCACTAGTATTGACCTTTTTTCGTACGCAGAGTCgcgcgttgcgcagctTACGGAAAATATAATGCCTTCTTCTGGAAAAGGCCTCgttttgctgcgcatgtGCAATGAGCTCCTGCGACGCTTGTCGAAGCAGTATAAGCCGCACGCGGCATTTTCCGGGCGTATTCGCACGCTGCTTTCCAACACATTTCCCATCAATGAGCGCAGTGGCGTCAACTTGAAGGGCGATTTCGACATTGATAATGTGACTGTGTgggacgaggaagaagagaaGGACGTCGCAATGGAGGAAGAGACGCAAGAGGACACCCACAAAGAGGATTCTAACGAGAAAGAACAGCGTTTAAAGCAGACGCACAACGACGCCCAGTCGCCTGAAGCACTGCTTGCGAGCCCGCACTTTTACCGCTTGTTTTGGAGCCTGCAGTACTACTTTTCTCATCCATCTCTCCTGTTCAGCGAAGAGCAGGATACAACGCTTTGCCATTCTGCAGCATGTGTGATGCATCTTCTGCCAGCGTCCGATAGCACGACACCGATGCAGACGTTCCAAGCAAGCGCACAAGCCGTCTTGTCCGTGCTGGGAATGCATTCACGCAACGAGCTAAAGAGTACGCGTGCGTCAAAACGCACACACTCTGCAGCCCAAGAAATATCCGACGCGTTTTATCCCAAGCTGCTCACCGGCCGCCCTTTGCTCACTTACGAGCTAAACGACGGCACGTTTCGACGGCACATTCTCGTCCAGTTCATGATACTATTCCAGTTTTTGCTTGGCTTCACGGAAGCGTGCCGGGAGCGCAACGAGGAATTTACCAACAAACTGTTCAAGTTTCCatttgtgctgcgcgggGATGACGAGCATTGGGTACGTACCGTATGGCGGCAGGTGCAGACGCAACTGCGCGACTCTGGTCGCGATGGAAAGCGGTTTCTCGAGACAATACTTGGAATGCTAAGGCGTGAAGGCGCTTGGATTCAGTGGAAAGGCGCGGGCGCACCACCACTTGAAAAAGAGCCATTTTCTGTGGAAACATTGGATGCATGGGCGCAAGCTGCGGGCAATTCGATCAATGTCGCGCAGTATCCCTATTTGCTTGGCACGCCAGCACTCGGGCTATTGTGGAGCGAAGGATTCCAAGCGAAACAACCGAGCGAGGTTCAGGTAACGACAGAAGAAGGTGAAACCCAAACACGGGCGCTCGACGGCCTCGAAGCGCTGGAGTTCCCTGCACAAGGCCCGTCGATCATCTCGTTGCATCGCGCAATGCTTATCGAGGAGCAGAAAGCGAAACaggcgcacgctgctttgGATGGAGAAGCACAAGCAGACGCACTTGTCAAGAGCGACGCTaaaaagcagcgccttgcatgGCGGGCATTGCGCACTGCGACACCACGAAAACTGCCTTTGTTTGCGTCAATGCATGGTATTGATAATATTGGGGGACTGTTGGATGCTATGCAGTGTGAGGAGCGTGGCCAGGTATATAAAGCGCAAGTTTTAGAAGAGCCGGACGAGGCGACGGAGAGGGCTGCGCGGGATCAGTTGGCGCGTGAGGAAGAGGAGAAGGAAGAAATGgccgccaaggcgcggGCGGAGGAAAGAGCAGCGAAGGAACATGCAGAGCAGGAGACGAACCCAATAGAAAAGAGCAAGGGCAAGGACCAAAAGGCGAATGATGCGGATGAGAATGCCGATGGGGACGATGCCGCAGAGGCCGAGGAAGCAGGTGAAGAGGATGGTAAAGCAAATGCCGACGCAGACATCGAAGCTAATGCTGAAGTTAGCGCCGCTGATATCATTTCCACACAAGCCGACGCAGCGTCTGATTCCTCCCCATCCGAGGACACCGTACAGCCCCATCAGGAGTCcaacgcagcgcacgcatccGAGCTCATGGTCGTTGAATCCTTCCAGGACACTTCTACGGTGTACTCCTCCGAGTCAAGCTCGCCCCGTGTCGATCCTGATGCGACATTCATGACCGCACACGACGCAGACGCCACGGAAGCCAATAGTTCATAG